In Actinoplanes derwentensis, the following proteins share a genomic window:
- a CDS encoding DUF2971 domain-containing protein translates to MWEHYADHHKGACLVFDREALGSEYLAFCDSIGTLKAGDVQAIDDVEYKDSPLNVPISGTFGSLAKFHAVLADCIDRDSIKDLFLRKSIAWKHEREARIVYTRFNVPELELDNPTYVPISSSLKAIVLGEAFGDTTEILKLAGEDSPAPLEIYRCVWNLGAPNLRK, encoded by the coding sequence ATGTGGGAGCACTACGCCGATCACCACAAGGGCGCGTGCCTAGTTTTTGATCGCGAGGCATTGGGCTCGGAGTATCTGGCATTTTGTGACTCGATAGGAACGTTGAAGGCAGGCGACGTTCAAGCAATCGACGATGTCGAATACAAGGACTCGCCCTTAAATGTTCCCATAAGCGGCACCTTCGGTAGCCTTGCCAAATTCCATGCGGTACTAGCCGATTGTATTGACAGGGATTCGATCAAAGATCTCTTTTTAAGAAAGAGCATTGCCTGGAAGCATGAACGGGAAGCGCGAATCGTTTACACTCGCTTCAATGTTCCAGAACTTGAGCTTGATAATCCGACATACGTTCCAATCTCCTCATCTTTAAAGGCTATCGTATTGGGTGAAGCCTTTGGTGATACCACCGAGATCCTCAAGCTTGCAGGGGAAGACTCACCCGCGCCGCTCGAGATTTACAGATGCGTATGGAACTTAGGTGCACCGAACCTGCGCAAGTGA
- a CDS encoding IS30 family transposase — translation MLTLVDREEISRGLAEGLEFKEIARLISRNPSVVSRDVARHGGRAEYRAVTADQSALTGRLRPKAYAVDRSPRLRTVVTQLLKGGWSPASIAGRLPRDYRDDQAVRVSHEAIYQWVYAQPVSALARELLKLRTGRTARRSGPRPAPAPRIREPRYLDERPAEVEDRQVPGHWEGDLVIGKAGRSAVATLVERTSRMLVLVPLTGRDALTVGDAVIAAAGTLPPQIARSLTWDCGSEMAGHARITAAGLPVYFARPHSPWQRGSNENANRILREYFPKGVPITSDPKYLAMVASEINDRPRKIHNWKKPSEIFAELVEANASTA, via the coding sequence ATGTTGACCCTGGTCGATCGTGAAGAGATCTCCCGTGGCTTGGCCGAGGGCCTGGAATTCAAGGAGATTGCCCGGCTGATCAGCCGGAACCCGTCGGTGGTCTCACGGGACGTGGCCCGCCACGGCGGCCGGGCGGAGTACCGGGCCGTGACTGCGGACCAGTCGGCGCTGACCGGTCGGTTGCGGCCGAAGGCGTACGCGGTCGACCGGTCACCACGGCTGCGGACGGTGGTCACGCAGCTGCTCAAGGGCGGCTGGTCGCCGGCGTCGATCGCGGGCCGGTTGCCGCGCGACTACCGCGACGATCAGGCTGTACGGGTGTCACACGAAGCGATCTACCAGTGGGTCTACGCCCAGCCGGTGTCCGCCCTGGCTCGGGAACTGCTGAAGCTGCGCACCGGCCGGACCGCCCGCCGTTCGGGCCCCCGCCCGGCCCCGGCCCCGCGGATCCGTGAGCCCCGCTACCTCGACGAACGCCCCGCCGAGGTCGAGGACCGGCAGGTGCCCGGCCACTGGGAAGGCGACCTCGTGATCGGCAAGGCCGGCAGGTCCGCAGTCGCGACCCTGGTCGAGCGGACCTCCCGGATGCTGGTCCTGGTCCCGTTGACCGGACGCGACGCGCTGACCGTCGGCGACGCGGTGATCGCCGCCGCCGGAACGCTGCCGCCACAGATCGCCCGCTCGCTGACCTGGGACTGCGGCTCCGAGATGGCCGGACACGCACGGATCACCGCCGCCGGGCTGCCGGTCTACTTCGCCCGCCCGCACTCACCATGGCAGCGCGGCAGCAACGAGAACGCGAACCGCATCCTGCGCGAGTACTTCCCGAAAGGCGTCCCGATCACATCAGATCCGAAATACCTGGCAATGGTGGCTTCCGAAATCAATGACCGACCCCGTAAGATCCACAATTGGAAGAAGCCCTCCGAGATATTCGCCGAACTCGTAGAGGCAAATGCTTCGACTGCCTGA